One Rhinoraja longicauda isolate Sanriku21f chromosome 21, sRhiLon1.1, whole genome shotgun sequence genomic region harbors:
- the decr2 gene encoding peroxisomal 2,4-dienoyl-CoA reductase [(3E)-enoyl-CoA-producing]: protein MSAAGSVPQDVDSDDCLLNYSYIFSPDILKNKVAFITGGGSGIGFRIAEILMRHGCQTVIASRSLERVQASAAKLRAATGQRCLPASADVRNPETIVAAVDAALQEFGKVDILINSAAGNFLCPASGLSFNAFKTVLEIDTMGTFNASKILYQKWLKDHGGVIVNITATLSYRGQILQVHAGSAKAAIDAMTKHLAVEWGPDNIRVNSLAPGPVSGTEGFRKLGGLARAAADHYKLIPLQRVGTKTEIAHGVLYLVSPAASYVTGTSLVIDGGHWLSGANNMSAMLGLLQTSAKL from the exons ATGTCTGCCGCCGGCAGCGTccctcaagatgtggactctgatGACTGCCTACTAAACTACTCCTACATTTTTAGCCCTGATATCCTAAA GAACAAAGTTGCCTTCATCACAGGAGGAGGATCGGGGATCGGATTCCGAATCGCAGAGATCTTGATGAG ACATGGATGTCAGACCGTAATTGCCAGCAGGAGCTTGGAGCGAGTGCAGGCA TCTGCTGCAAAGCTGCGTGCAGCCACCGGGCAGCGCTGTCTCCCAGCATCAGCGGACGTCAGGAATCCGGAGACCATCGTTGCTGCCGTGGACGCAGCGCTGCAGGAGTTTGGCAAAGTCGACATCCTCATCAACA GTGCTGCAGGAAACTTCCTGTGCCCGGCCAGTGGACTATCATTCAATGCTTTCAAAACCGTCCTGGAGATCGACACCATGGGAACCTTCAACGCCAGCAAAATCTTGTACCAGAAGTGGTTGAAG GACCACGGTGGAGTTATTGTGAACATCACGGCTACACTGAGCTACCGGGGGCAGATCCTACAGGTCCATGCTGGCTCTGCCAAGGCTGCTATAG atgcaatGACAAAGCACCTAGCGGTGGAATGGGGACCTGACAACATCCGCGTAAACAGTCTGGCACCTGGCCCTGTTTCTGGCACGGAAGGCTTTCGAAAATTGG GTGGTTTGGCAAGGGCTGCAGCAGATCACTATAAACTGATTCCGCTGCAGAGAGTGGGGACAAAGACGGAAATAGCCCACGGCGTGCTGTACCTTGTGAGCCCGGCTGCATCGTACGTGACTGGCACATCGCTCGTGATCGACGGTGGGCATTGGCTTAGCGGAGCCAACAACATGTCGGCCATGCTGGGACTCCTTCAAACGTCAGCCAAGCTGTGA